The following are from one region of the Stigmatella ashevillena genome:
- a CDS encoding MGH1-like glycoside hydrolase domain-containing protein — translation MLRHRFHPVALLTLLLTSPAIAAEEASSARPSPELQAVTGTQFLNPDAFLGGYADPAWYRKNIPFFEAPDREIQDVYYYRWYAFLQHLRYATPGVGYIVNEFVNAVWYSQKFDTISAAAGHHIYEGRWLRDPRYLDDYQTFWLRGGGSARQYSFWAADSYYARYLVNGDATFVKDLLPELVENFDAWSDHYEPSTGLYWQVPVWDASEFTISSYQTNDPYHGGKGYRPSLNAYQYGDAMAIARIARLTGNAALESQFLSRAATIKATTQQKLWDPSRKFFFHMMRDNQAQAYPYPEGTLLDGREHFGFVPWYFNMPDASYSEAWSTLIDPQGFAATYGPTTAERRHRLFMKDALSGCCRWNGVSWPFATSQVLTAFANLLNNYSQSYVTRDDYFRVLRGYALSQYKNGRPYVAEALHADTGQWIYDGAGHSEHYNHSTYNDLVISGLVGIRPRADNTFEVNPLVPSSWAYFLLENVPYHGHLMTVMYDRDGTRYGQGRGLRVYQDGALLGSAATLQRLTVPMAAPIAPERPARLENFAANAYTRGYPVASASYTNSIDDAQRVLDGRIYYDDIPNSRWTNYQSPNASDWLAVDFGAVRSVSEVRLYLYNDGGGVKAPASYDVQSWNGSAWASIAGQLKSPAAPAGDALNQVSFPAVNTRQIRVVFQNPSGAKVGVTELEAWGPATSSFTETFDANASRWTPYGGTWSVASGQYTVATSGGKAIANSTRFSDFTFSARVTVTPPGDAGLLFHVTNPEPGNDAHNGYYVGLVPSSGEVVLGKMNGAWQQLKSAQASVRANTAHLVKVVAQQGTLHVYVDDLLTPKLTFEDATFTEGAIGLRSFQAAARFDDIQVTNRLLVEAESGTVTRGVINSNASASGGRYVGEIDYADSAVELRGLAVAKAGRYTVRITYGNGTSGNSSHFLSVNGGTPQPVVYAPTGGWARFSTVTTGVTLRSGTNTLRFTKGEQFAELDVIEIIPRL, via the coding sequence ATGCTCAGACACCGGTTCCATCCAGTGGCACTGCTCACTTTGCTGCTCACATCCCCTGCCATTGCCGCGGAGGAGGCGTCCTCAGCACGCCCATCGCCCGAACTTCAGGCCGTCACCGGCACGCAGTTCCTCAACCCGGATGCGTTCCTGGGCGGCTACGCAGACCCCGCCTGGTACCGGAAGAACATCCCCTTCTTCGAGGCGCCCGACCGGGAGATTCAGGACGTCTATTACTACCGCTGGTATGCCTTCTTGCAGCACCTGCGGTACGCCACGCCCGGCGTAGGCTACATCGTGAACGAGTTCGTCAACGCGGTGTGGTACTCGCAAAAGTTCGACACCATCAGCGCCGCGGCCGGACACCACATCTACGAGGGACGTTGGCTCCGGGATCCGCGCTACCTCGACGACTACCAGACGTTCTGGCTCCGGGGCGGTGGCAGCGCGAGGCAGTACAGCTTCTGGGCGGCGGACTCCTATTACGCCCGCTACCTGGTCAATGGCGATGCCACCTTCGTCAAGGACCTGCTGCCCGAGCTGGTCGAGAACTTCGACGCCTGGTCAGACCATTATGAGCCTTCCACGGGCCTCTACTGGCAGGTGCCTGTCTGGGATGCCTCCGAGTTCACCATCAGCTCGTACCAGACGAATGATCCGTACCACGGCGGGAAGGGGTACCGTCCTTCCCTCAACGCCTATCAATACGGCGATGCCATGGCCATCGCGCGCATCGCCCGCCTCACCGGAAATGCGGCGCTCGAGTCCCAGTTCCTCAGCCGCGCCGCCACGATCAAGGCGACCACCCAGCAGAAGCTGTGGGATCCGTCGCGGAAGTTCTTCTTTCACATGATGCGGGACAACCAGGCCCAGGCCTATCCCTATCCCGAGGGCACGCTGCTCGATGGCCGGGAGCACTTTGGCTTCGTGCCCTGGTACTTCAACATGCCCGACGCCTCGTACTCGGAGGCATGGTCCACGCTGATCGATCCCCAGGGCTTCGCCGCGACCTATGGGCCCACCACCGCCGAGCGGCGGCACCGCCTGTTCATGAAGGACGCCCTTAGCGGCTGCTGCCGCTGGAATGGCGTCTCCTGGCCCTTCGCCACCAGCCAGGTGCTCACCGCGTTCGCCAACCTGCTCAACAACTACAGCCAGTCCTATGTCACCCGGGACGACTACTTCCGGGTGCTCCGGGGCTATGCCCTCTCGCAGTACAAGAACGGGCGGCCCTACGTGGCCGAGGCGCTCCATGCCGACACGGGACAGTGGATCTACGACGGCGCCGGGCACAGCGAGCACTACAACCACTCGACTTACAATGATCTCGTCATCTCCGGGCTGGTGGGTATCCGTCCGCGCGCCGACAACACCTTCGAGGTGAATCCCCTCGTGCCCAGTTCGTGGGCCTACTTCCTCCTCGAGAACGTCCCCTACCATGGCCACCTGATGACCGTGATGTATGACCGGGACGGCACGCGCTACGGACAAGGACGGGGGCTGCGCGTGTACCAGGACGGTGCTCTGCTGGGCAGCGCGGCCACGCTTCAGCGGCTGACCGTGCCCATGGCCGCGCCCATCGCCCCCGAGCGGCCCGCTCGCCTGGAGAACTTCGCCGCCAATGCCTACACCCGTGGCTACCCGGTGGCCTCCGCCTCCTACACCAACAGCATCGACGACGCGCAGCGCGTGCTCGACGGACGGATCTACTACGACGACATCCCCAACAGCCGCTGGACCAACTACCAGTCCCCCAACGCGAGTGACTGGCTGGCGGTGGATTTCGGCGCCGTCCGGAGCGTGTCCGAGGTGCGGCTCTACCTTTATAATGATGGGGGCGGGGTCAAGGCGCCGGCCAGCTATGACGTGCAGTCGTGGAATGGCAGCGCCTGGGCGTCCATCGCAGGGCAGCTCAAGAGCCCCGCCGCACCGGCGGGGGATGCCCTCAATCAGGTCTCCTTCCCCGCCGTCAACACCCGGCAGATCCGCGTGGTCTTCCAGAATCCCTCCGGCGCCAAGGTGGGCGTCACGGAGCTCGAGGCCTGGGGGCCCGCGACCAGCAGCTTCACGGAGACCTTCGACGCCAACGCTTCCCGGTGGACGCCGTACGGCGGAACCTGGTCGGTGGCCAGCGGCCAGTACACCGTCGCCACTTCCGGTGGAAAGGCCATCGCCAACTCGACGCGCTTCTCGGACTTCACCTTCTCCGCTCGGGTGACCGTCACGCCCCCCGGTGACGCGGGGCTCCTCTTCCACGTCACCAACCCCGAGCCCGGCAACGATGCGCACAATGGTTACTACGTGGGGCTCGTTCCCAGCTCGGGCGAGGTCGTCCTCGGCAAGATGAACGGTGCCTGGCAGCAGCTCAAGAGCGCGCAGGCCTCCGTCCGGGCGAACACGGCCCACCTCGTCAAAGTGGTCGCGCAGCAGGGCACCCTGCACGTGTACGTGGATGACCTGCTCACCCCGAAGCTGACCTTCGAGGACGCCACCTTCACGGAAGGCGCCATTGGCCTGCGCTCGTTCCAGGCCGCCGCGCGCTTCGATGACATCCAGGTCACGAACCGCCTCCTCGTCGAGGCCGAGAGCGGCACCGTCACCCGTGGGGTCATCAACTCCAACGCCTCGGCCTCGGGAGGCCGGTACGTGGGAGAGATCGACTACGCCGACAGCGCCGTCGAGTTGCGCGGCCTCGCGGTGGCTAAGGCGGGCCGGTACACCGTGCGCATCACCTACGGCAATGGCACCAGCGGCAACAGCAGCCACTTCCTGTCCGTGAACGGAGGAACGCCCCAGCCGGTGGTCTACGCGCCGACGGGGGGCTGGGCGCGCTTCAGCACCGTCACGACCGGGGTCACCCTGCGCAGTGGGACCAACACCCTGCGCTTCACCAAGGGAGAGCAATTCGCGGAGCTCGACGTCATCGAGATCATCCCCAGGCTGTGA
- a CDS encoding (2Fe-2S)-binding protein — protein MTHPKQPLPDEQASTDEQASDVSTGSTRREFIATATVGSALLLEACRHTSPAAEGPERLTVPSELEISLQVNGQPQMLKVDPRTSLLDALRERMGLTGTKKGCDHGQCGACTVLVDGRRELSCLSLAVMQQGAKIQTVEGLAEGDTLHPLQQSFIEQDALQCGYCTPGQIMSAAGLLSEPCGASDADVREAMSGNLCRCSAYPNIIAAIQQVRRLPKQ, from the coding sequence ATGACGCATCCAAAGCAGCCCTTGCCGGACGAGCAGGCCTCGACCGACGAGCAGGCAAGTGACGTTTCCACTGGCAGCACCCGGCGGGAGTTCATCGCCACCGCCACGGTGGGCAGTGCCCTGTTGTTGGAAGCTTGCCGTCATACCTCTCCCGCCGCCGAGGGGCCGGAGCGCCTCACCGTTCCCTCGGAGTTGGAGATCTCCCTTCAGGTCAACGGCCAACCTCAAATGCTGAAGGTGGACCCCCGCACCAGCCTGCTGGATGCGCTGCGCGAGCGCATGGGGCTCACCGGGACCAAGAAGGGCTGTGACCACGGCCAGTGTGGGGCTTGCACGGTGCTCGTGGATGGCCGACGCGAGCTGAGCTGTCTGTCGCTCGCCGTCATGCAGCAGGGCGCGAAGATCCAAACGGTGGAGGGGCTCGCCGAGGGGGACACCCTGCACCCCCTGCAACAGTCCTTTATTGAGCAGGACGCGCTGCAATGTGGCTACTGCACCCCGGGCCAGATCATGAGCGCGGCCGGACTTCTGTCCGAGCCCTGCGGGGCCTCGGACGCGGACGTGCGTGAAGCCATGAGCGGCAACCTCTGCCGCTGCAGCGCCTACCCCAACATCATCGCCGCCATTCAGCAGGTGCGGCGGCTCCCGAAACAGTAA
- a CDS encoding AAA domain-containing protein: MPRDVSFFDHLGRLLSLEREAERARSAALSQSLTLRERAEQGLSVLDLESIEEEVGLGGRILITLARADRAPFPARIHNGDSVAVMPRRAEVKEPAQALVSRATRTRLQLAFDRSPPPFLHEGLLRLDVVPNDVTYERMRAGLTRVKALDKGVERRRREVLLGNEPPRFEKPSGTPPSRPLNPEQADAVSRALAAGDFFLVHGPPGTGKSTVLAEVAVQAVARGERLLCTAASNAAVDHLLELCLEQGLRAIRVGHPARVAPRFQEHTLDIVVEEHPDRVLSRELFDEAFSLFGYARRQRTQGRSRERFSNARSSTAEAKGLMDDARALERKAVRAVLERAQVVCVTLASLGSGVLAHEEFDLALIDEATQATEPLSLLGFLRAPKLVLAGDPQQLPPTVLSQEAAKAGLGMSLFERLLQDHGEGVKRMLREQYRMNARIMDFPSREMYGGELRAHASVAERTLAPVLTPETELDAPPVLFLDTAGKGFEEQEEESTHSLFNPGEADLILARVKALLAAGLSPRELAVIAPYSAQAFHLRERVEILSPDVEVDTVDAFQGREKDAILVSLTRSNADGNLGFLTDLRRMNVAMTRARRHLFVVGDSATLSGHPFYARFIEGTQGDGSYRSAWEWPEADHSG; this comes from the coding sequence ATGCCCCGCGATGTCTCTTTCTTCGATCACCTCGGCCGCCTCCTCTCCCTGGAGCGTGAGGCCGAGCGGGCCCGCTCCGCCGCCCTCTCCCAGAGCCTCACCTTGCGTGAGCGCGCCGAGCAGGGCCTGTCCGTCCTGGACCTGGAGAGCATCGAAGAAGAGGTGGGCCTCGGCGGGCGCATCCTCATCACCCTGGCCCGCGCGGACCGGGCGCCCTTCCCCGCCCGCATCCACAACGGCGACTCCGTCGCGGTGATGCCCCGCCGCGCGGAGGTGAAGGAGCCCGCGCAGGCCCTCGTCTCGCGGGCCACCCGCACGCGCCTCCAGCTCGCCTTCGACCGATCCCCGCCCCCGTTTCTCCACGAAGGGCTGCTGCGCCTGGACGTCGTTCCCAATGATGTGACGTACGAGCGCATGCGCGCAGGTCTCACGCGTGTCAAAGCCCTGGACAAGGGCGTCGAGCGACGAAGGCGCGAGGTGTTGCTCGGCAATGAGCCCCCCCGCTTCGAGAAGCCCAGCGGCACACCGCCTTCACGCCCTCTCAACCCCGAGCAGGCGGACGCCGTGAGCCGCGCGCTGGCCGCCGGGGACTTCTTCCTCGTCCATGGGCCTCCCGGTACCGGCAAGAGCACCGTGCTCGCGGAGGTGGCCGTCCAGGCCGTGGCGCGCGGCGAGCGCCTGCTGTGCACCGCCGCCAGCAACGCCGCCGTGGATCACCTGCTGGAGCTGTGTCTGGAGCAGGGGCTGCGCGCCATCCGCGTGGGCCACCCGGCCCGCGTGGCCCCCCGCTTCCAAGAGCACACGCTGGACATCGTCGTGGAGGAGCACCCCGATCGCGTGCTCTCGCGCGAGCTGTTCGACGAGGCCTTCTCCCTGTTCGGCTATGCGCGCCGCCAGCGCACCCAGGGCCGCAGCCGCGAGCGCTTCTCCAACGCCCGCTCCTCCACCGCCGAAGCCAAGGGGCTCATGGACGATGCGCGCGCGCTGGAGCGCAAGGCCGTGCGCGCGGTGCTCGAGCGCGCCCAGGTCGTCTGCGTCACCCTGGCCAGCCTCGGCTCCGGCGTGCTGGCCCACGAGGAGTTCGATCTCGCCCTCATCGACGAGGCCACCCAGGCCACCGAGCCCCTCTCGCTGCTGGGCTTTCTGCGCGCCCCCAAGCTGGTGCTCGCCGGTGACCCCCAGCAGCTCCCGCCCACGGTGCTCTCCCAGGAGGCCGCGAAGGCGGGCCTGGGGATGAGCCTCTTCGAGCGGCTGCTCCAGGACCACGGCGAGGGCGTGAAGCGGATGCTGCGAGAGCAGTACCGCATGAACGCGCGCATCATGGATTTCCCCTCGCGCGAGATGTACGGCGGCGAGCTGCGCGCCCACGCCAGCGTCGCGGAGCGCACCCTGGCGCCGGTGCTCACCCCGGAAACCGAATTGGATGCCCCGCCCGTGCTCTTCCTGGACACCGCGGGCAAGGGCTTCGAGGAGCAGGAAGAGGAAAGCACGCACAGTCTCTTCAATCCTGGTGAAGCGGACCTCATCCTTGCCCGGGTGAAAGCCCTGCTCGCCGCTGGCCTCTCGCCCCGCGAGCTGGCGGTCATTGCCCCCTACAGCGCCCAGGCCTTCCACCTGCGCGAGCGCGTGGAAATCCTCTCCCCCGACGTGGAGGTGGACACCGTGGATGCCTTCCAGGGTCGAGAGAAGGACGCCATCCTCGTCAGCCTCACCCGGTCCAATGCGGACGGAAATCTAGGCTTCCTGACGGATCTTCGCCGAATGAACGTGGCGATGACCCGGGCGCGTCGGCATCTGTTCGTCGTGGGAGATTCGGCCACCCTCAGCGGCCATCCTTTTTATGCGCGTTTCATCGAGGGCACCCAGGGCGACGGAAGCTACCGCTCGGCTTGGGAGTGGCCCGAAGCCGATCATTCCGGTTAG
- a CDS encoding FAD binding domain-containing protein, with protein sequence MHPFHYEQPQELGSSVERVSRAQEASFLAGGTGLLDLMKLGVETPALLVDVRKLPLAQIQELPDGGVRLGALARNSDVAHHPLIRERYPVLSEALLAGASGQIRNMATVGGNIMQRTRCSYFRDTSTPCNKRNPGSGCSALEGINRGHAVLGVSESCIATHPSDMCVPLAALGATVRIQGPKGERTVPFTDFHLVPGTTPQRETVLEHGELVLSVDVPALPAAKRSLYIKVRDRASYAFALTSVAAILEVEGGVIRQARLALGGVGTKPWRALAAEQKLMGQAPSPQLYQEAAKAALEGAKAREHNGFKVELAQRTIVRALTTLGGRS encoded by the coding sequence ATGCATCCCTTTCACTATGAACAACCGCAGGAGCTGGGCTCCAGCGTGGAGCGTGTCAGCCGCGCCCAGGAGGCGAGCTTTCTCGCCGGTGGCACCGGCCTGCTCGATCTGATGAAGCTCGGCGTGGAGACCCCCGCCCTGCTGGTGGACGTGCGCAAGCTGCCGCTCGCGCAGATCCAGGAGCTTCCCGATGGCGGCGTGCGCCTGGGCGCCCTGGCGCGCAACAGCGACGTGGCCCACCACCCGCTCATCCGCGAGCGCTACCCGGTGCTCTCCGAGGCCCTGCTCGCGGGCGCCTCGGGGCAGATCCGCAACATGGCCACCGTGGGCGGCAACATCATGCAGCGCACCCGCTGCTCGTACTTCCGCGACACCTCCACGCCCTGCAACAAGCGCAATCCCGGCTCGGGCTGCTCGGCGCTGGAGGGCATCAACCGCGGCCACGCCGTGCTGGGCGTCAGCGAGTCCTGCATCGCCACCCACCCCTCGGACATGTGCGTGCCCCTGGCCGCCCTGGGCGCCACCGTGCGCATCCAGGGCCCCAAGGGGGAGCGCACCGTGCCCTTCACCGACTTCCACCTGGTGCCGGGCACCACGCCCCAGCGGGAGACGGTGCTGGAGCACGGCGAGCTGGTGCTCTCGGTGGATGTGCCCGCGCTGCCGGCCGCGAAGCGCTCGCTCTATATCAAGGTGCGGGACAGGGCTTCCTATGCCTTCGCGCTCACCTCGGTCGCCGCCATCCTGGAGGTGGAGGGCGGCGTCATCCGCCAGGCGCGTCTGGCGCTGGGAGGCGTGGGCACCAAGCCCTGGCGTGCCCTGGCCGCCGAGCAGAAGCTGATGGGCCAGGCCCCCTCGCCCCAGCTGTACCAGGAGGCCGCCAAGGCGGCGCTCGAGGGCGCCAAGGCCCGCGAGCACAATGGATTCAAGGTGGAGCTGGCGCAGCGGACCATCGTGCGCGCCCTGACGACGCTGGGAGGCCGCTCATGA
- a CDS encoding xanthine dehydrogenase family protein molybdopterin-binding subunit has product MSSKLIGPALSRVDGKLKVTGKATYAAEYNPPGMVYAAIVQSTVPRGSVLRMQTTEAEKAPGVLAVLTPRNTPKLAGAEKYMANPIMPRLAAMQDSEVFYNGQPIGVVVADSFERATHAASLVRTFYVEKPASLDIKAGMAGAEPAQGNFGAPPPGHTRGDVTAALAAASTRVDATYITPTETHNPMEPHAAIAVWDDAEHLTLYDANQGVHFVRMFLSQLFGLVPDNVRVISRYVGGGFGCKALPWSHSILSVLAAKAVNRPVKLVLTRQQMFSLVGYRPQTVQKVELAANAQGKLTALRHTGFSETSEKDSFSEPFTNTSNMLYACPNVHTSQKVVRLNAGTPTFMRGPGEAPGTFALESALDELAHSLKLDPLELRRINHADKDPEHNRPWTSKSLLECYRVGAERFGWKKRPLQPRATREGDVLIGSGMATALFPAMRFPCVAVTRVLADGSAVVQCAAADIGTGAYTVFTQVAADALGLPIEKVRMELGDTTLPMGPLAGGSASTASASPAIQSAATQARQQLVKLAIADTGSPLHGLTEQDVLTENGKLVSRKDKSKGETYAQILARKQLPHVEGKADSNPTPPEQQKHSGYAFGAHFVEVRVDEALGTVRISRIVTSMAAGRILNAKTARSQILGGVIFGLGMALTEETLRDPRLGRVMTADLADYHLPVHADVPDIDVHFVEETDPHVNAMGIKGIGEIGATGVAAAVANAVFHATGKRIRELPITLDKLL; this is encoded by the coding sequence ATGAGCAGCAAACTCATTGGTCCGGCCCTGAGCCGGGTGGATGGCAAGCTGAAGGTGACCGGCAAGGCGACCTACGCCGCCGAGTACAACCCGCCGGGCATGGTCTACGCGGCCATCGTCCAGAGCACGGTGCCTCGCGGCAGCGTGCTGCGCATGCAGACCACCGAGGCGGAGAAGGCCCCGGGCGTGCTGGCGGTGCTCACCCCGCGCAACACGCCCAAGCTGGCCGGCGCGGAGAAGTACATGGCCAACCCCATCATGCCCCGGCTGGCCGCCATGCAGGACAGCGAGGTGTTCTACAACGGCCAGCCCATCGGCGTGGTGGTGGCCGACTCCTTCGAGCGCGCCACCCACGCCGCCTCGCTCGTGCGCACCTTCTACGTGGAGAAGCCCGCGTCGCTGGACATCAAGGCGGGCATGGCGGGCGCGGAGCCGGCCCAGGGCAACTTCGGCGCCCCTCCGCCGGGGCACACCCGTGGGGATGTGACGGCCGCGCTGGCGGCGGCCTCGACGCGCGTCGACGCCACGTACATCACCCCCACCGAGACGCACAACCCCATGGAGCCCCACGCCGCCATCGCGGTCTGGGACGACGCCGAGCACCTCACCCTGTACGACGCCAATCAGGGGGTGCACTTCGTCCGGATGTTCCTCTCGCAGCTGTTCGGACTCGTCCCGGACAACGTCCGCGTCATCTCGCGCTACGTGGGAGGCGGATTCGGCTGCAAGGCGCTGCCCTGGTCCCACAGCATCCTGAGCGTCCTGGCCGCCAAGGCCGTGAACCGCCCGGTGAAGCTGGTGCTCACCCGCCAGCAGATGTTCTCCCTGGTGGGGTACCGGCCCCAGACGGTCCAGAAGGTGGAGCTGGCCGCCAACGCCCAGGGCAAGCTCACCGCCCTGCGCCACACAGGCTTCTCGGAGACCTCCGAGAAGGACAGCTTCTCCGAGCCGTTCACCAACACCTCCAACATGCTGTACGCGTGCCCCAACGTGCACACGTCTCAGAAGGTGGTGCGGTTGAACGCGGGCACGCCCACCTTCATGCGTGGCCCCGGCGAGGCCCCCGGCACCTTCGCGCTCGAGAGCGCCCTGGACGAGCTCGCCCACTCGCTGAAGCTGGATCCGCTGGAGCTGCGGCGCATCAACCACGCGGACAAGGATCCCGAGCACAACCGGCCCTGGACCAGCAAGTCCCTGCTGGAGTGCTACCGCGTGGGCGCCGAGCGCTTCGGCTGGAAGAAGCGCCCGCTCCAGCCCCGCGCCACCCGAGAGGGGGACGTGCTCATCGGCTCGGGCATGGCCACCGCGCTGTTTCCCGCCATGCGCTTCCCCTGCGTGGCCGTGACCCGCGTGCTGGCCGACGGCTCCGCGGTCGTGCAGTGCGCCGCCGCGGACATCGGGACGGGGGCCTACACGGTCTTCACCCAGGTGGCCGCCGATGCCCTGGGACTGCCCATCGAGAAGGTCCGCATGGAGCTGGGCGACACGACGTTGCCCATGGGGCCGCTCGCCGGAGGCTCGGCCAGCACCGCCTCCGCCTCTCCCGCCATCCAGTCCGCCGCCACCCAGGCCCGCCAGCAACTGGTGAAGCTGGCCATCGCGGACACGGGCTCGCCCCTGCACGGGCTCACCGAGCAGGACGTGCTCACCGAAAACGGGAAGCTCGTCTCGCGCAAGGACAAGAGCAAGGGGGAGACGTACGCGCAGATCCTCGCGCGCAAGCAACTGCCCCACGTGGAGGGCAAGGCGGACTCCAACCCCACGCCTCCGGAACAGCAGAAGCACTCCGGCTACGCCTTCGGCGCCCACTTCGTCGAGGTGCGCGTGGATGAGGCGCTGGGCACGGTGCGCATCAGCCGCATCGTGACGTCCATGGCCGCCGGCCGCATCCTCAACGCCAAGACGGCGCGCAGCCAGATCCTCGGCGGCGTCATCTTCGGCCTCGGCATGGCGCTCACCGAGGAGACGCTCAGAGACCCCCGCCTGGGGCGTGTCATGACGGCGGACCTGGCCGACTACCACCTGCCCGTGCACGCGGACGTGCCCGACATCGACGTGCACTTCGTCGAAGAGACGGATCCCCACGTCAACGCCATGGGCATCAAGGGCATTGGCGAGATTGGCGCCACCGGCGTCGCCGCCGCCGTGGCCAACGCCGTCTTCCATGCCACCGGCAAGCGCATCCGGGAGCTGCCCATCACCCTGGACAAGCTGTTGTAG
- a CDS encoding glycoside hydrolase family 55 protein, which produces MNTSVRWRRVFTCLGLALGLANAGEARAAWRSALYPATWKPGDSNPANTSQFLHDFSYAGYRMRQAEPPFRTDRIIDVTQAPYYADNTGGADVTAILQRAIDDAGALSGGAVVFLPRGTYRVAPASGKNAALSLNKSQVVLRGQGPTATFIYNDATHMRGRSVVRVGPASGGTWTSGGTSTVSASEDLPNRTTRIPLTSVSGFSVGQWIVLRTDMTSALIGELGMAGMGWESLEGATFYRQITAIDTAAKTLTIDIPLRSTLKTRDNARVYKIGAHLSEVGIENLALGMRENTTPGTGGTDFSTPGTGAYEMHDSYALKLSHTVDGWVLNVRTYRPASNTQDIQVLSNGIDLSFTRNITVDSCDLSKPQYKGEGGNGYLFSIRGSDNLIKDSAANRGRHNFNFRSMNTTGNVLFNDRMTEGSLVSDFHMHLSAANLLDNMTLYLDSAEAADRSPYGTTKHGVTSTQSVFWNTNGAQYHPSTNHIVKSQQHGYGYVIGVRGSATRVSIPTGGVTAPTDFAETSAPGTELQPQSLYVDQLTKRLGSTAEHAGEVLIYQAENLPPSNAGDVSSTNVEAGALNGAVRYHNTSAAGGKVTYTLYPRTIGTFRVQVRTKKNNGRGQYQLDIDGAPQGAVQDDYASTTSWAEADLGTVSFPDLNPRVFTFTTVGKNASSSGFNIAVDALKLTRQ; this is translated from the coding sequence GTGAATACAAGCGTGAGATGGCGCCGGGTCTTCACTTGCCTGGGGCTGGCCCTGGGGCTGGCGAATGCAGGAGAGGCCCGGGCGGCGTGGCGAAGCGCGCTGTACCCGGCCACCTGGAAGCCGGGGGACTCGAACCCGGCCAACACCTCCCAGTTCTTGCATGACTTCTCCTATGCCGGCTACCGCATGCGGCAGGCGGAGCCTCCCTTCCGCACGGATCGCATCATCGATGTGACGCAGGCCCCTTATTACGCGGACAACACGGGGGGCGCGGATGTGACGGCGATCCTGCAACGGGCGATCGATGACGCGGGAGCCCTGAGCGGGGGCGCCGTGGTGTTCCTGCCCAGGGGAACCTACCGGGTGGCCCCTGCCTCGGGGAAGAACGCCGCCCTGAGCCTGAACAAGAGCCAGGTCGTGCTCCGGGGCCAGGGCCCCACCGCCACCTTCATCTACAATGATGCCACCCACATGCGCGGCCGGAGCGTTGTCCGGGTAGGCCCCGCCTCGGGAGGCACGTGGACCTCCGGCGGCACCTCCACCGTGTCCGCCAGCGAGGACCTGCCCAACCGCACCACGCGCATTCCACTGACCAGTGTGTCCGGCTTCAGCGTGGGCCAATGGATCGTCCTGCGCACGGACATGACCTCCGCCCTGATTGGAGAGCTCGGCATGGCGGGCATGGGCTGGGAGTCCCTGGAGGGAGCCACGTTCTACCGGCAGATCACCGCCATCGATACCGCCGCGAAGACGCTCACGATCGACATCCCCCTGCGCTCCACCCTGAAGACGCGGGACAACGCCCGGGTCTACAAGATCGGTGCTCACCTCTCAGAGGTGGGCATCGAGAACCTCGCGCTCGGCATGCGGGAGAACACCACGCCCGGGACGGGAGGCACGGACTTCTCGACGCCGGGCACGGGGGCGTACGAGATGCATGACTCCTACGCCCTGAAGCTGAGCCACACCGTCGATGGGTGGGTGCTCAACGTCAGGACCTACCGGCCAGCCTCCAACACGCAGGACATCCAGGTGCTGTCCAACGGCATCGACTTGTCCTTCACCCGCAACATCACCGTGGACAGCTGCGATCTCAGCAAGCCCCAGTACAAGGGGGAGGGAGGCAACGGCTACCTGTTCTCCATCCGGGGCAGCGACAACCTCATCAAGGACAGCGCGGCCAACCGGGGACGGCACAACTTCAACTTCAGGTCGATGAACACCACCGGCAACGTGCTGTTCAATGATCGCATGACCGAAGGCAGCCTGGTGTCGGACTTCCACATGCACCTGAGCGCGGCCAACCTGCTGGACAACATGACGCTGTATCTGGACTCGGCCGAGGCCGCGGACCGGTCCCCCTATGGGACGACGAAGCACGGCGTCACCAGCACCCAGAGCGTGTTCTGGAACACGAACGGGGCCCAGTACCACCCGAGCACCAACCACATCGTCAAGTCGCAGCAACACGGCTACGGCTATGTGATTGGGGTCCGAGGCAGCGCCACCCGGGTGAGCATCCCCACCGGGGGGGTGACCGCCCCCACCGACTTCGCGGAGACGAGCGCTCCCGGAACGGAATTGCAGCCCCAATCCCTCTATGTCGATCAGCTCACGAAGCGTCTGGGCAGCACGGCGGAGCACGCGGGCGAGGTATTGATCTACCAGGCCGAGAACCTCCCCCCCAGCAACGCGGGCGATGTGTCCTCGACGAACGTCGAGGCGGGGGCGCTCAACGGCGCGGTCCGGTACCACAACACCAGCGCCGCGGGCGGCAAGGTCACCTACACCCTGTATCCCCGGACGATCGGAACCTTCCGGGTGCAGGTCCGGACGAAGAAGAACAACGGCCGGGGGCAATACCAGCTCGACATTGATGGGGCCCCTCAGGGCGCGGTGCAAGACGACTACGCCAGCACCACGTCGTGGGCGGAAGCGGACCTGGGAACGGTGAGCTTCCCGGACCTCAACCCGCGCGTCTTCACCTTCACCACCGTCGGCAAGAACGCCTCCAGCAGCGGCTTCAACATCGCCGTTGACGCCCTCAAGCTCACCCGCCAATAG